A single genomic interval of Lactococcus sp. S-13 harbors:
- a CDS encoding DUF817 family protein — MAKAKWSFIFQQLWDFFVKQLKAVLFGALILLGLGLSKYLTLPWLERYDWLLIYVLLIQVILLWTKFERAFDLIAIMIFHIMGMVLEIYKVKFGSWTYPEPALFEIFNVPLYSAFMYSAIGSYIVRIIKEMDIEVKHWPRWYYLLGLSGAIYLNFFTDTHGFDYRDFLYIVILILFWKTKFTFKVGGVVHEWLAVIGFFLIGLFIYFAENIGSFFNAWRYSYQLTTWRLVDVGKISSWTLLIIITIIIVVELQRLANLPLFAKKLKIKNIIKE, encoded by the coding sequence ATGGCGAAGGCAAAATGGAGCTTTATTTTCCAGCAACTCTGGGATTTCTTTGTCAAACAACTTAAGGCCGTTTTGTTCGGCGCCTTGATTTTGCTAGGGCTTGGCCTTTCAAAATATCTGACCTTGCCGTGGCTAGAGCGTTATGATTGGCTTTTGATTTATGTGCTCTTAATCCAAGTGATTTTGCTCTGGACAAAATTTGAGCGTGCGTTTGATTTGATTGCGATTATGATTTTCCATATCATGGGAATGGTGCTGGAAATTTATAAGGTGAAATTTGGCTCGTGGACTTATCCTGAGCCAGCCTTGTTCGAGATTTTCAACGTTCCCCTGTATTCGGCCTTCATGTATTCGGCGATTGGCTCTTATATCGTGCGCATCATTAAAGAAATGGATATTGAAGTCAAACACTGGCCCAGATGGTACTATTTGTTAGGGTTGTCGGGGGCGATTTATCTGAATTTCTTCACCGATACGCATGGCTTTGATTATCGAGATTTTCTCTATATTGTGATTTTAATCTTATTTTGGAAAACGAAATTTACTTTTAAAGTAGGTGGAGTTGTTCATGAATGGTTGGCAGTAATCGGCTTTTTCTTGATTGGACTTTTCATTTATTTTGCAGAAAATATCGGCTCTTTTTTCAATGCGTGGCGGTACAGCTATCAGCTGACGACCTGGCGCTTGGTAGATGTGGGGAAAATCTCCTCATGGACACTTTTGATTATCATCACCATTATTATTGTTGTAGAATTACAAAGGCTTGCTAATTTGCCTCTCTTTGCTAAAAAATTAAAGATAAAAAATATTATTAAGGAATAA
- the pyrH gene encoding UMP kinase encodes MTKIKYKRVLLKLSGEALSGEKGFGFDPETAKAVAQELKEVHDLGAELAIVCGGGNVWRGVTGEKAGMERAQADYMGMLATIQNGLFIQSALENLGVDTRVMTAIEMKAVAEPYIRRRAERHLEKGRVVIFAGGTGSPYFSTDTTSALRAAEINADVILMAKNGVDGVYNADPKLVEDAIKFEHLTHMEVITKGLQVMDSTASTMSMDNHIPLVVFNMNESGNITRVICGEEIGTTVE; translated from the coding sequence ATGACTAAAATTAAATACAAACGCGTCCTTTTGAAACTTTCGGGAGAGGCTCTCTCTGGTGAAAAAGGATTTGGATTCGATCCTGAAACAGCGAAAGCTGTTGCTCAAGAGCTTAAAGAAGTGCATGATTTAGGCGCAGAATTGGCCATTGTGTGTGGTGGAGGTAATGTTTGGCGTGGTGTGACCGGTGAAAAAGCGGGCATGGAACGCGCTCAAGCAGACTACATGGGAATGCTTGCAACCATTCAAAATGGTTTGTTTATCCAAAGTGCTTTGGAAAATCTTGGCGTAGATACACGAGTGATGACAGCCATTGAGATGAAAGCTGTCGCTGAACCTTATATTCGTCGCCGTGCTGAACGTCATTTAGAAAAAGGTCGTGTGGTTATTTTTGCTGGTGGAACAGGTTCACCTTATTTCTCAACCGATACAACATCTGCTTTGCGCGCTGCCGAAATCAATGCTGACGTGATTTTAATGGCCAAAAATGGGGTGGATGGTGTTTATAATGCTGATCCTAAACTCGTTGAGGATGCGATTAAATTTGAACACCTGACACACATGGAAGTGATTACTAAAGGCTTGCAAGTCATGGATAGTACAGCTTCAACGATGTCAATGGACAATCATATCCCACTTGTTGTCTTCAATATGAATGAATCTGGAAACATCACACGCGTAATTTGTGGTGAAGAAATCGGAACAACAGTTGAGTAA
- a CDS encoding acetate kinase, whose amino-acid sequence MEKTLAVNAGSSSLKWQLYEMPEEKVIAKGIFERIGLPDSVSTTKFSGEEHVRKQDIIDHRQAVLLLMDELIHFKLIREFREITGIGHRVVAGGEFFKSSTVITSEVLEQIKNLSTLAPLHNPANVLGIEAFQRLLPHALAVAVFDTAFHATLPEKAYRYPIPTKYYQDYSIRKYGAHGTSHMYVAQEAAKVLGRPLEELKIITAHIGNGASITAVDAGKSVDTSMGFTPLAGVMMGTRSGEMDASVIPYMLESDPSLRSAQDVIDILNKASGVLGVSELSSDMRDLQAARAEGNPKAELAYEMYVDRLKKFIAQYFGVLNGADAVIFTAGVGENDTDIRRDVINGLSWFGMEIAEDKNVRGAFGEISTAESKVKVLVIPTNEELVIARDVEAAKTVSVNSSSVGQ is encoded by the coding sequence ATGGAAAAAACACTCGCTGTCAATGCAGGCTCATCATCTTTAAAGTGGCAACTTTACGAAATGCCAGAAGAAAAGGTTATTGCTAAGGGAATTTTTGAACGCATCGGTTTACCTGATTCGGTTTCTACGACAAAATTTTCTGGCGAAGAACACGTTAGAAAACAAGATATTATTGATCATCGTCAAGCTGTCTTACTCTTGATGGATGAATTGATTCACTTTAAATTGATTCGTGAATTTCGTGAAATTACGGGTATCGGTCATCGTGTGGTTGCTGGGGGAGAATTTTTCAAATCTTCGACGGTAATCACGTCAGAGGTCTTGGAGCAAATCAAAAACTTGTCTACCTTGGCCCCTCTACACAATCCAGCAAATGTTTTAGGGATTGAGGCTTTCCAACGCTTGCTTCCTCACGCTTTGGCGGTTGCTGTATTTGATACTGCTTTTCATGCGACTTTGCCTGAGAAAGCTTATCGTTATCCGATTCCAACGAAATATTATCAAGATTATTCCATTCGTAAATATGGGGCGCATGGCACTTCACATATGTATGTCGCTCAGGAAGCTGCTAAGGTTTTGGGTCGTCCTTTGGAAGAGCTCAAAATTATCACGGCACACATCGGAAACGGTGCTTCCATCACAGCCGTTGATGCTGGAAAATCTGTTGATACGTCAATGGGCTTCACACCACTTGCTGGTGTAATGATGGGGACACGCTCTGGTGAAATGGATGCGTCAGTGATTCCTTATATGCTAGAAAGTGACCCAAGCCTGCGCAGCGCTCAAGATGTCATTGATATTTTGAATAAAGCATCAGGAGTTTTGGGCGTTTCTGAACTTTCAAGTGATATGCGTGATTTACAAGCCGCTAGAGCTGAGGGAAATCCAAAAGCGGAGTTGGCATATGAAATGTATGTTGATCGACTTAAGAAATTTATTGCGCAATATTTTGGTGTACTCAATGGAGCTGATGCGGTGATTTTCACAGCAGGTGTGGGCGAAAATGATACAGATATTCGTCGTGATGTCATCAATGGCTTGTCTTGGTTCGGTATGGAAATTGCGGAGGACAAGAATGTTCGGGGCGCTTTTGGTGAAATCTCAACAGCGGAATCTAAAGTAAAAGTATTAGTCATCCCAACTAACGAAGAATTGGTCATTGCGCGTGATGTTGAAGCTGCAAAGACAGTTTCGGTCAATTCCTCATCAGTTGGTCAGTAA
- a CDS encoding Rgg/GadR/MutR family transcriptional regulator: MLKGFGKTFHAIRKSKHLSLSKVGGNEVSKAQISRFEAEKSELTIEKFFFLLHNMRVSLDEFESIYEDYSLSDEYQFRQKLIAAYDSKDVHKLRKMYVECERKMQQQPENIYAALTATVVKVFLNLVVGNVKFDPYEIKQVQDYLLAVENWGRYEFWVFGNVMTILKDDVRDSLGSIAMGKGEFYQVLHTNKRFAIRTFHNLASVALERGNLEQALKYLNHLDRMNISNDYLYETLLIKYAKGLYAYRKGVIEGLNEMEKSIEILEELGCIEKAHSMQKELKKILEVVDKEKE, translated from the coding sequence ATGCTTAAAGGATTTGGAAAAACATTTCATGCGATAAGGAAATCGAAACATTTATCTCTGAGTAAAGTTGGTGGCAATGAAGTATCAAAAGCACAGATATCACGTTTTGAAGCGGAAAAAAGTGAACTTACTATTGAAAAATTCTTTTTCCTACTTCATAATATGAGAGTAAGTTTGGATGAGTTTGAAAGTATCTATGAAGATTACAGCTTGTCTGACGAGTATCAATTTAGACAAAAACTGATTGCGGCTTATGACAGCAAAGATGTCCATAAGTTACGCAAAATGTATGTTGAATGTGAACGAAAAATGCAACAGCAACCAGAAAATATCTATGCTGCATTGACAGCAACGGTGGTGAAAGTATTTTTGAATTTAGTTGTAGGAAATGTAAAATTTGATCCATATGAAATTAAGCAAGTGCAAGATTATTTGTTAGCAGTTGAAAATTGGGGTCGCTATGAGTTTTGGGTGTTTGGTAATGTTATGACAATACTAAAAGATGATGTAAGAGATAGCTTAGGAAGTATTGCGATGGGAAAAGGGGAGTTCTATCAGGTGCTACATACGAATAAACGTTTTGCTATTCGTACCTTCCATAATCTTGCTTCTGTTGCTCTTGAAAGAGGAAATTTGGAACAGGCTTTAAAATATTTGAACCATTTGGATAGAATGAATATCTCGAATGATTACTTATATGAAACATTGCTAATTAAATATGCAAAGGGTCTATATGCCTATCGTAAAGGGGTTATAGAAGGTTTAAATGAAATGGAAAAGAGTATTGAAATATTAGAAGAACTAGGCTGCATAGAGAAAGCGCACTCAATGCAAAAGGAACTTAAAAAAATTCTGGAAGTTGTAGATAAGGAAAAAGAATAA
- a CDS encoding acetate kinase yields the protein MTKTLAVNAGSSSMKWQMYEMPEEKVLAKGLIERIGLNDSIITVKYGDEKEERVFDIPNHTEAVHVLLDDLKRLKIVEEFTEITGVGHRVVAGGEIFKKSTVVTPEVLQQVKDLSALAPLHNPANAAGIEAFLNLLPDATSVVVFDTAFHTTMPEKAFRYPLPKKYYTDYAVRKYGAHGTSHMFVAREAAKLLGKPIEETKIITAHIGNGASLTAVAGGKSVDTSMGFTPLAGVMMGTRTGEMDPSVFPYLIENAPELNDAQDVVDMMNKQSGLFGVSGISSDMRDILAAKATDPDAKLAFEMYVDRIQKFIGQYLAVLNGADALVFTAGIGENSQPVREAVLAGLTWFGIEVDPEKNVFGAEGEISKPTSRVKIYIIPTDEELVIARDVEALKA from the coding sequence ATGACTAAAACATTAGCAGTCAACGCCGGTTCATCATCGATGAAATGGCAAATGTATGAAATGCCAGAAGAAAAAGTATTAGCGAAAGGATTGATTGAGCGAATTGGTTTAAATGATTCAATCATCACTGTCAAATATGGCGACGAAAAAGAAGAACGTGTGTTCGATATTCCAAACCATACAGAAGCCGTACACGTTTTGCTTGACGACCTCAAACGTTTGAAAATTGTTGAAGAATTCACTGAAATCACAGGTGTCGGTCACCGTGTGGTTGCCGGGGGTGAAATTTTCAAAAAATCAACTGTCGTTACACCAGAAGTTCTCCAACAAGTCAAAGATTTGTCGGCGCTTGCTCCTTTGCACAATCCAGCCAATGCCGCAGGAATTGAAGCTTTCTTGAACCTTTTACCAGATGCTACATCAGTAGTCGTTTTTGACACCGCCTTCCACACGACGATGCCTGAAAAAGCGTTCCGTTATCCACTTCCTAAAAAATATTATACGGACTATGCCGTTCGTAAATATGGCGCTCACGGCACTTCACATATGTTTGTTGCCAGAGAAGCCGCAAAATTATTGGGTAAACCAATCGAAGAAACAAAAATCATCACAGCTCACATCGGAAATGGTGCATCTCTCACGGCCGTTGCCGGTGGAAAATCTGTGGACACTTCAATGGGCTTCACACCACTTGCTGGGGTGATGATGGGGACACGTACAGGTGAAATGGATCCTTCTGTTTTCCCTTACCTCATTGAAAATGCGCCAGAACTCAACGATGCACAAGATGTTGTTGATATGATGAACAAACAATCAGGACTTTTTGGCGTTTCAGGAATTTCATCAGATATGCGTGACATTCTTGCGGCAAAAGCTACAGATCCAGATGCAAAACTTGCGTTTGAAATGTACGTTGACCGTATCCAAAAATTCATCGGGCAATATTTGGCCGTTTTGAACGGAGCAGATGCCCTCGTTTTCACAGCAGGAATCGGAGAAAATTCGCAGCCTGTTCGTGAAGCAGTCCTTGCTGGTTTGACTTGGTTTGGCATTGAAGTTGACCCTGAAAAGAATGTTTTCGGTGCTGAAGGTGAGATTTCTAAACCAACTTCTCGCGTAAAAATTTACATCATTCCAACCGATGAAGAATTAGTCATAGCGCGTGATGTTGAAGCACTTAAAGCTTAA